The Actinopolyspora erythraea genome has a segment encoding these proteins:
- a CDS encoding VOC family protein gives MEQRISLVTLGVADLSRAEEFYESLGWRGQALEGIVFFQTGCMAFALWGREELAADSGLAGEGDGGFGGICLAHNVRHQHEVDEVIETARRAGATVTRPPAETFYGGYAGVFTDLDGHAWEIAYNPGFPIAPDGSVTVPDFGTT, from the coding sequence ATGGAACAGCGGATCAGCCTCGTCACTCTCGGGGTCGCCGACCTCTCGCGGGCCGAGGAGTTCTACGAGAGCTTGGGATGGCGGGGCCAGGCGCTGGAGGGGATCGTGTTCTTCCAGACGGGCTGCATGGCCTTCGCGCTCTGGGGCAGGGAAGAGCTCGCCGCCGACAGCGGTCTGGCCGGTGAGGGCGACGGCGGGTTCGGTGGGATCTGCCTCGCGCACAACGTCCGTCACCAGCACGAGGTCGACGAGGTCATCGAGACCGCACGGCGGGCGGGAGCCACGGTGACCCGCCCACCCGCCGAGACGTTCTACGGCGGTTACGCCGGGGTGTTCACCGACCTCGACGGGCACGCCTGGGAGATCGCCTATAATCCCGGTTTCCCGATCGCCCCGGACGGTTCCGTCACCGTCCCCGACTTCGGCACCACGTAG